The genomic window GACTTTCAGCGTATCTATCAACAGATGAGGAAGTTGGGTTTCCACCTTTCTCCACTTCTTGGGGGAGCTTCCGAAAGAAATCCACTGTCAAGTATGATGACTCCATGTCCACCATCCGCAAAGTTGTCTTCTTACTCTCTTCACGAAACCTCTCCAATGCTTCACTTGCAGCCGCTGCAATTTCAGCTTGGAGAGTTGGAAAGCGTTTCAACTCCTGTTGAACTCCGAAAGATGAAATTATGTTCATCCATTATTCCTAAAGTATCAGTATTTCATCCAAGAAGCTGGTAAAGTTACAAACTCCTAACCTGAGTTTCTGCAATTGACCTTCTTACAAGCTCTTTTAAAAGAAAGTGAACCTGCAACGAGGATCACCAATCAATGCAGATGAATGATGTTTTaaagaatgaaaatgaaagaaacaattaatttttattttaaatccaGCAAACAGCATTCCATGAACCCTTGGTAAAGAAAGCACCTACAAGACTGCAACACCCTCTCCATTCTACACACCTTCAGGAAACAGTGGGCGCCCTATGCCAATTACAGAAAACTAGCTGAAATGGCAAGAAAATGCCACCTTGAAAAGGGAACTTACAGCATCTACAGAAGCCTCTGCTGGGCCTCTGAAGTAATTAAGTGCACCATCAATGAGACGTCGATAACCTTGCTCAGGAGCAATTAAATGAGGTTGGTACCCATCTGCCTCTGAGACCACTTTCCTTATGTTTTGCAGTGACAAATGACGGTCAAATGGAAGCTTCCTTAAAGCAGCTGGCAGCTGATGGTCAAAAACTCCATAAATGCGATCTCCACCTGGCCGCCTAGAGAAAGATTGGAAACAGGATGATAAAGAATCATGATTGTATCATTTTATATCTTTAATTTGTGCTGCAATTTCTTCACCAAATGAAAGTGAAAAGAAAGGAGCTAAAATATAGTACCCGCCATCCAAATGCTCCTTGAATATTCGATCAAATGCTCGACATAACTCTAAGATGGTGTATAATTGGGCCTGATATATgataggaataaaataaaaattgaaaaacagaaccTATGGATATCCCAATATCAAGAAATAAAACAGCAGTTTAGAGACTTGTCACCCCAGCATCAACAGCAACAGATCTACCAAGATGGGACAACTCTGCTTCAAGTTCTTCGATGCTTTTGTTAATTAAAGAAGTAATGCCAGGAAGGCGAGCTCGAATTACAGATTCCAAGTGCTGACACCAAAGAAATGTTCTAATAAGTAAACATACATGCTACCATACAGAAATGCAAATAGATAGAAAACAAAACCTTTGAGAGAACTTTTGCAAGATATTCTGAGCCCATTTTGCTAGCTAAATGTCCATAATCAGGACTAGAGGCAAAGAACTCGCGCTCCTTCCGCCTAGAAGCAATCATGTcgacattttttttaatatcagCTTGTGAACGGTTTACAATTCCAACCCAAGGGTGTTGAAGTGGATAAGCTCTTCCCTCAAGAACCTgcgtttaaaaaaagaaatatatttagTTAGGTTCTTCCCTCAAGAACATGTGGATCGGGTAAGGGGAAATAAGTCATGTGTATGAATCCCTATTCAATGTTTAACAAACAAGAAATATATTTAGTTAGGTTTTATGCCACAGAAGATTCCCAATCAGGTCATGAACCCACTATTAGTGCATATTAAAAAAGGAAGAAAGCTTACATCTATTGCATTTGTTCCCTTGTCCATCAAATCAAGCTTGGTTAATACACCAAATGTCCTTTCACCTAGTACAGTTAACAATGACT from Gossypium hirsutum isolate 1008001.06 chromosome D12, Gossypium_hirsutum_v2.1, whole genome shotgun sequence includes these protein-coding regions:
- the LOC107946714 gene encoding dynamin-related protein 1E; its protein translation is MATMESLIVTVNRIQRACTVLGDHGGDTNLPTLWEALPSVVVVGGQSSGKSSVLESIVGRDFLPRGSGIVTRRPLVLQLHKTERGLQEYGEFLHLPKKKITDFSMVRKEIQDETDRMTGKSKQISPVPIHLSIYSPNVVNLTLIDLPGLTKVAVEGQPESIVQDIEIMVRSYVEKPNCIILAITPANQDIATSDAMKLSREVDPTGERTFGVLTKLDLMDKGTNAIDVLEGRAYPLQHPWVGIVNRSQADIKKNVDMIASRRKEREFFASSPDYGHLASKMGSEYLAKVLSKHLESVIRARLPGITSLINKSIEELEAELSHLGRSVAVDAGAQLYTILELCRAFDRIFKEHLDGGRPGGDRIYGVFDHQLPAALRKLPFDRHLSLQNIRKVVSEADGYQPHLIAPEQGYRRLIDGALNYFRGPAEASVDAVHFLLKELVRRSIAETQELKRFPTLQAEIAAAASEALERFREESKKTTLRMVDMESSYLTVDFFRKLPQEVEKGGNPTSSSVDRYAESHFRRIGSNVYSYVGMVSDTLRNTIPKAVVYCQVREAKQSLLDHFYIQLGKKEGKQLAQLLDEDPALMERRQQCVKRLELYKSARDEIDSVLWAR